A genomic window from Dehalobacter sp. 12DCB1 includes:
- a CDS encoding DUF2284 domain-containing protein produces the protein MELRERLIETFTKLGFDEYREIKVDNIVFSRDVFDQCARNTCGNFGKNHACPPGAGTEEERKARVQKYGHAFILCKIISIRSRKEMKESVEILDNLNKALRKELTADDVLIMGAGPCTLCEQCSALEGEPCRFPDKKQYSMEGSGIDVVRMSMDQNMTYNAGMGKVGFFTLVLYNH, from the coding sequence ATGGAGCTAAGAGAGCGGTTAATCGAAACCTTCACTAAATTGGGATTTGACGAATACAGAGAAATCAAAGTTGATAACATTGTTTTTTCACGGGATGTATTCGATCAGTGCGCAAGAAATACTTGCGGGAATTTTGGAAAGAACCATGCCTGCCCGCCCGGAGCAGGTACGGAGGAGGAAAGAAAAGCCAGGGTCCAGAAATACGGTCACGCTTTCATTCTCTGCAAGATCATCTCGATCCGTTCCAGAAAAGAAATGAAGGAGTCGGTTGAGATTCTGGATAATCTGAACAAAGCGCTGCGGAAAGAACTCACTGCGGATGATGTTCTGATCATGGGCGCAGGTCCTTGCACATTGTGCGAGCAATGCTCGGCCCTCGAAGGAGAGCCTTGCCGCTTTCCGGATAAAAAGCAATATTCGATGGAAGGCAGCGGGATTGATGTTGTCCGGATGTCCATGGATCAGAATATGACGTATAACGCAGGAATGGGAAAAGTCGGTTTTTTCACACTTGTGCTCTATAACCATTAA
- a CDS encoding BlaI/MecI/CopY family transcriptional regulator, which produces MENYKLFDAEYKFVSIVWEKEPVNSTELVRLSLERLGWKKSTTYTVLRKLCERGILDNTDTVVTSRIKKEEAQKYESQSLIEKNFEGSLPQFLTAFLDRKKLTAKEAEELKRIIEEAMQ; this is translated from the coding sequence ATGGAAAACTATAAATTATTTGATGCGGAGTATAAATTTGTCAGTATCGTCTGGGAAAAGGAACCGGTGAATTCGACTGAGCTTGTAAGGCTTTCTTTGGAAAGACTGGGCTGGAAGAAGTCAACCACTTACACGGTTTTGCGAAAGCTATGTGAACGGGGCATTTTAGACAACACGGATACTGTAGTCACTTCACGTATTAAAAAGGAAGAAGCGCAGAAGTATGAGAGCCAATCTTTAATTGAAAAAAACTTTGAAGGTTCTCTGCCGCAATTTTTAACAGCATTCCTTGATCGGAAAAAGCTCACGGCTAAGGAAGCTGAAGAACTAAAACGAATTATTGAGGAGGCGATGCAATGA
- the nhaB gene encoding sodium/proton antiporter NhaB — MKQMGIRQAFRANFLGHAPDWYKRTILAFLVLNPILMVTAGMYVTGWVLIVEFIFTLAMALKCYPLPAGGLLAIEAVVLGLTNPHMVYHEVEMNLPVILLLMFMVAGIYFMKEGLVYLFSKLLTKVHSKVALSFLFAVLGAVLSAFLDALTVTAVIIAVAYGFYSIFHKFASSEKVYETYDINHDHSVDDKLHEDLDEFRGFLRNLMMHGAVGTALGGAITLVGEPQNLLIGSIMQWDFVDFFIQCAPVSISVLIVGLLTTIILEVTKFWGYGYQLPESVRKVMEDDVKAKDAARNMRGRVRLIVMALCGVLLIFSLALHLAEVGIIGLMIIILLTAFNGVTEEKRIGHAFEEALPFTALLVVFFAVVAVIHDQHLFTPIIQWVLNMEGQNQLVAFFAANGVLSAISDNVFVATVYMTETQQAFEAGAIAVEQYNKLAVAINMGTNIPSVATPNGQAAFLFLLTSALAPLIRLSYAEMVKLALPYAVVMTATGLLATMYLL, encoded by the coding sequence ATGAAACAAATGGGCATCAGACAAGCATTCAGAGCAAATTTTCTGGGTCACGCTCCGGACTGGTACAAAAGAACAATTCTTGCTTTTCTGGTGTTGAACCCTATTTTGATGGTTACCGCCGGTATGTACGTTACCGGGTGGGTGTTGATTGTCGAATTTATTTTTACCCTGGCAATGGCGTTAAAATGTTATCCGCTTCCTGCCGGTGGGCTTCTGGCGATCGAAGCCGTTGTGCTCGGACTTACTAACCCTCATATGGTCTATCACGAGGTTGAAATGAACCTGCCGGTTATTCTTCTTCTGATGTTCATGGTTGCCGGGATCTATTTTATGAAAGAAGGTCTTGTGTACCTGTTTTCCAAGCTCCTTACTAAAGTACACTCTAAAGTCGCGCTTTCATTCCTGTTCGCTGTACTGGGTGCGGTTCTTTCTGCGTTTTTGGACGCGCTGACCGTAACGGCAGTGATTATCGCCGTGGCCTATGGTTTCTATAGCATCTTCCACAAGTTTGCTTCCAGCGAAAAAGTATACGAAACGTATGACATTAATCACGACCATAGTGTTGATGACAAACTTCATGAAGACCTGGACGAGTTTCGTGGTTTTCTGCGTAATCTTATGATGCATGGTGCTGTGGGCACTGCGCTGGGCGGAGCAATAACACTGGTTGGTGAACCGCAGAACCTGTTGATTGGCTCCATTATGCAATGGGACTTCGTAGATTTCTTTATACAATGTGCCCCTGTGTCTATCTCGGTATTGATCGTTGGTCTTCTGACCACCATTATCCTTGAAGTTACTAAGTTCTGGGGGTACGGCTACCAGCTTCCGGAATCTGTGAGAAAGGTTATGGAAGATGATGTAAAAGCCAAAGATGCTGCCAGGAATATGCGCGGACGTGTGCGCCTGATTGTAATGGCTTTGTGCGGCGTTCTGCTGATCTTCTCCCTGGCACTACACCTGGCGGAAGTAGGTATTATTGGTCTGATGATTATTATCCTGCTTACTGCTTTCAACGGGGTTACTGAAGAAAAGCGCATCGGTCATGCGTTTGAAGAAGCATTGCCGTTTACTGCGCTGCTGGTTGTATTTTTTGCTGTCGTTGCGGTTATTCATGACCAGCATTTGTTTACGCCGATTATTCAATGGGTGCTGAACATGGAAGGGCAGAACCAGCTTGTGGCTTTCTTTGCGGCCAACGGTGTCCTTTCGGCAATCAGTGACAATGTTTTTGTGGCTACGGTATATATGACTGAAACACAGCAAGCGTTTGAAGCCGGGGCCATTGCGGTGGAGCAGTACAACAAGCTGGCAGTTGCCATCAACATGGGTACAAATATCCCTTCCGTTGCCACACCAAACGGTCAGGCGGCGTTTCTGTTCCTCTTGACTTCTGCTCTAGCACCGCTGATTCGCCTGTCTTACGCTGAGATGGTAAAACTGGCTCTGCCATACGCCGTCGTTATGACTGCAACAGGTTTACTGGCAACAATGTACCTGTTATAA
- a CDS encoding M56 family metallopeptidase, translating into MNSLMTVFSTVVGMSMTASYVALGVILIRQLLKRAPKIFSYLLWLAVFFRLVCPGSFTSVFSFLNVIKPAMQPDALPEVLVMAGLGNINDAINGTVNSSVGSTLPLVAAMDVSPLSMMMLLGSMVWMAGVMVLLIWNIFSYFKIAGKIKTATLLDASLPDIYETDQISTPFVFGFRRPRIYLPAGISPRELPYVLAHETVHIKRRDYLIKPAAFLVLIIHWFNPLMWFCFALMVKDMEMSCDETVIRNKGQEIKEDYSNSLLALAVQKNSFWQATPLAFGANNIKERIKNVIHYRKPGVWIGTAAVVMIVALMIGFVANPVNDTAAGQETYAGYAVDKLLANKTPYVGNASKVIALIDAMPLPKGVVRDKVELQTSTAPYGLTIQYRINDDSAISAENGMIGDVFGRNAILLFSLVDNVEVINIKFTDSAGKYEGYSTTYLRSRIEQIMQRDVRVYAESADLLKELLTRLEYVYFSLGNEGNTAVNKAKQIELCLEKIMSSPLPSSNPYDYIKAHQAEYNIILAMDEQALPYLFSEFAKGGQTGLKGSVMEILCRKILGSEDIKYASTNHQDWYDAYKAHTQRLTDKNGLDWMQAHYPKGVLILRGEQN; encoded by the coding sequence ATGAACAGCTTGATGACAGTATTCAGCACTGTTGTCGGTATGAGCATGACAGCTTCCTACGTGGCTCTGGGTGTGATCCTGATTCGGCAGCTTCTGAAAAGGGCACCGAAAATCTTCTCTTATTTGTTATGGCTGGCGGTTTTCTTCAGACTGGTTTGTCCTGGTTCATTTACCTCAGTTTTTAGTTTCTTAAACGTTATTAAACCCGCTATGCAGCCTGATGCCTTACCTGAGGTGCTGGTGATGGCAGGCCTTGGGAACATAAATGATGCAATAAACGGTACAGTAAACAGCTCAGTTGGCAGCACGCTGCCTCTGGTCGCTGCAATGGATGTAAGTCCGCTTTCTATGATGATGTTGCTTGGCAGTATGGTCTGGATGGCCGGGGTTATGGTGCTGCTGATTTGGAATATTTTTTCCTATTTTAAAATTGCAGGGAAGATCAAAACGGCTACGCTGCTGGATGCTTCTTTACCGGATATTTATGAGACAGATCAAATCAGCACACCGTTTGTTTTTGGTTTTAGGAGACCGAGAATTTATTTGCCTGCAGGCATTTCGCCCCGGGAATTACCCTATGTACTGGCGCACGAAACGGTACATATTAAGAGACGCGATTATCTGATCAAACCGGCGGCATTTCTGGTTCTGATCATCCATTGGTTTAATCCGTTGATGTGGTTCTGCTTTGCGCTGATGGTTAAGGACATGGAAATGTCCTGCGATGAAACGGTTATCAGAAACAAGGGACAAGAGATCAAAGAAGATTATTCCAATTCCCTGCTGGCGTTGGCAGTTCAGAAGAACAGCTTCTGGCAGGCTACCCCTTTAGCTTTCGGTGCAAACAATATTAAAGAGAGAATTAAAAATGTGATCCATTACAGAAAACCCGGTGTTTGGATTGGTACGGCGGCAGTTGTTATGATTGTAGCGTTGATGATTGGATTTGTGGCAAACCCGGTCAATGACACGGCTGCAGGACAGGAAACATACGCTGGTTATGCAGTAGATAAATTACTGGCCAACAAAACACCGTATGTAGGCAATGCGAGCAAGGTTATCGCACTGATTGACGCGATGCCTTTGCCGAAAGGGGTCGTACGGGATAAAGTCGAATTGCAGACGTCGACCGCGCCGTATGGTCTAACCATTCAGTACCGGATCAACGACGATTCAGCGATTTCTGCGGAAAACGGAATGATCGGTGATGTGTTTGGGCGCAATGCCATCCTGTTGTTCAGCCTAGTCGATAATGTTGAAGTCATTAACATAAAATTTACCGACAGCGCGGGAAAATATGAAGGATATAGCACGACTTACTTAAGAAGCAGAATCGAGCAAATCATGCAGAGAGATGTACGCGTATATGCCGAAAGTGCCGATTTGCTGAAGGAATTGCTTACACGTCTGGAGTATGTGTACTTCAGTCTTGGAAATGAAGGAAATACGGCGGTCAACAAAGCTAAGCAGATTGAGCTGTGCTTGGAGAAAATCATGTCATCACCGTTACCTTCCTCCAATCCCTATGATTATATCAAAGCGCATCAGGCAGAGTACAATATCATTCTGGCCATGGATGAACAAGCACTGCCTTACCTATTTTCCGAATTTGCAAAAGGCGGGCAGACAGGCTTAAAGGGAAGTGTGATGGAGATCCTGTGCCGAAAGATCCTCGGCAGTGAGGATATCAAATACGCCAGCACGAATCATCAGGACTGGTATGATGCCTATAAAGCTCATACACAGCGGCTCACAGATAAAAACGGTTTGGACTGGATGCAGGCGCATTATCCGAAAGGTGTACTTATTTTGAGGGGAGAACAGAATTAA
- the abc-f gene encoding ribosomal protection-like ABC-F family protein: MALINIDHLTFCYDGSYDNIFENVSFQIDTDWKLGFTGRNGRGKTTFLQLLCGKYEYRGTIDSPVSFDYFPFQVTDPSQNVIEVVASICHVFEHWELQKELSLLEVAEDVLELPFAALSQGEQTKVLLAALFIKPHNFLLIDEPTNHLDIEGRRVVGKYLNRKTGFILVSHDRVFLDGCIDHILTINKTNIELQKGNFSTWWVNKERMDSFETAENDRLQKEIKQLSAAARRTADWSDKIEKTKKGTLNSGIKPDKGYIGHQAAKMMKRSKVIETRLQKNIQTKEKLLKNIELADSLSMKPLSHPKNTLVELHDLAIYYSDRKVCENVHFTVERGERVALSGRNGCGKSSVFKLLIGEDLVSSGKVNIASNLKVSYISQDTAYLQGSLRSFAEEHQIEESRLLTILHKLDFSGIQFAKDMRMFSAGQKKKVLLAKSLCEQAHLYIWDEPLNYIDVLSRMQIEDLIVRCRPTLLFVEHDSAFVQSVATKYIRL, translated from the coding sequence ATGGCGTTGATTAACATCGACCATTTAACGTTTTGCTATGACGGCAGTTACGACAATATCTTTGAAAATGTATCTTTTCAGATCGATACGGACTGGAAACTTGGGTTCACTGGCCGGAACGGGCGCGGTAAAACGACCTTTTTGCAGCTGCTGTGCGGGAAATACGAGTACCGTGGGACAATTGACTCCCCCGTGTCTTTTGATTATTTTCCTTTCCAGGTTACCGATCCCAGTCAAAATGTCATTGAGGTAGTGGCAAGTATCTGCCATGTTTTTGAACATTGGGAACTTCAGAAAGAATTGTCATTGCTCGAAGTTGCAGAGGATGTCCTGGAGCTGCCTTTTGCGGCCTTAAGCCAGGGGGAGCAGACCAAGGTTTTGCTTGCGGCACTGTTCATTAAGCCCCACAACTTTCTTTTGATTGATGAGCCGACCAACCATCTGGACATAGAGGGTAGGCGTGTTGTCGGGAAATATCTGAACAGGAAAACCGGCTTCATCCTGGTCTCTCATGACAGGGTTTTTCTGGACGGTTGTATCGACCATATCCTGACCATCAATAAAACCAATATTGAACTTCAAAAAGGCAATTTTTCAACGTGGTGGGTCAATAAAGAGAGAATGGATTCGTTTGAAACAGCGGAGAATGACAGGCTGCAGAAAGAGATCAAACAATTATCGGCAGCAGCCAGGCGGACGGCCGACTGGTCGGATAAAATCGAGAAAACCAAGAAGGGAACGCTGAACTCCGGCATCAAGCCGGATAAAGGCTATATCGGCCACCAGGCGGCAAAAATGATGAAACGGTCCAAAGTGATCGAAACTCGGCTGCAAAAGAACATCCAGACGAAAGAAAAACTTTTAAAAAATATTGAGCTGGCCGACAGCCTGAGTATGAAACCCCTTTCACACCCGAAAAATACACTTGTGGAATTACATGACCTGGCAATTTATTATTCGGACAGGAAGGTCTGCGAGAATGTTCATTTTACTGTAGAGAGAGGAGAGCGGGTGGCCTTAAGTGGCAGGAATGGCTGCGGCAAGTCCAGTGTTTTTAAGCTGCTGATTGGAGAAGATCTTGTCTCCAGCGGCAAGGTCAATATTGCAAGTAATCTAAAAGTCTCCTATATTTCACAGGACACCGCTTACTTGCAGGGCAGTCTGCGCAGTTTTGCCGAGGAGCACCAGATCGAGGAGAGCCGCCTTCTAACCATTCTGCACAAGCTCGATTTCTCAGGTATTCAGTTTGCAAAAGATATGCGTATGTTCAGCGCAGGGCAGAAGAAAAAGGTGCTCCTGGCCAAAAGTCTCTGCGAGCAGGCCCATCTGTATATCTGGGATGAACCGCTGAACTATATTGACGTCCTGTCCCGAATGCAGATTGAGGACCTTATTGTAAGATGCCGGCCGACCCTGCTGTTTGTGGAGCATGACAGTGCGTTTGTGCAATCAGTAGCAACAAAATATATCAGGCTTTGA
- a CDS encoding SufD family Fe-S cluster assembly protein, which translates to MLNAIDKKILAEVADLHEIPHGAYNIRKNGEKAGRNTTANIDIVTKQDKPGIDIIVKPGTKGESVHIPVILSEGIDDLVYNTFEIGADSDVLIVAGCGIHNPGSKKAQHDGVHEFFVRKGAKMKYVEKHYGEGDGSGERILNPKTIIEVEEGGVAELEMVQIRGVDQTKRDTEVRLHKNARLIVMERLLTTTNQNAESDITVELIGEDAAAQIISRSVAQDHSTQVFHLNMRGYAQCRGHIQCDSIIMDQAKVSSIPEISAFHSDAQLIHEAAIGRIANDQLIKLMTLGLTEKEAEDMILQGFLA; encoded by the coding sequence ATGTTGAATGCGATTGATAAAAAAATTCTGGCTGAAGTCGCCGATTTGCATGAAATACCTCATGGGGCCTATAATATCCGTAAAAATGGCGAGAAAGCAGGACGGAACACGACCGCCAATATTGACATTGTCACCAAGCAGGACAAGCCTGGCATTGATATCATCGTGAAACCCGGAACCAAAGGAGAAAGTGTGCATATTCCGGTTATTCTGTCTGAAGGGATCGATGACCTCGTTTATAATACATTTGAAATCGGCGCCGACTCGGACGTTCTGATTGTGGCCGGCTGCGGGATTCATAATCCGGGAAGCAAGAAAGCCCAGCATGACGGCGTTCACGAATTTTTTGTCCGCAAGGGTGCTAAGATGAAGTATGTGGAAAAACACTATGGCGAAGGCGATGGCAGCGGAGAAAGAATTTTGAATCCGAAGACGATTATTGAAGTCGAAGAGGGCGGCGTGGCTGAGCTGGAAATGGTTCAGATTAGAGGCGTCGACCAGACAAAAAGGGATACGGAAGTACGCCTGCATAAGAACGCGCGTCTGATTGTCATGGAAAGACTGCTGACTACCACCAACCAGAATGCCGAATCCGATATTACAGTTGAGCTGATAGGCGAAGATGCTGCCGCCCAGATCATTTCCCGTTCCGTGGCGCAGGATCATTCCACCCAAGTTTTTCATTTGAATATGCGCGGGTATGCCCAATGCCGCGGACATATTCAATGTGATTCCATTATTATGGATCAAGCGAAAGTTTCTTCTATTCCGGAAATTTCGGCCTTCCATTCGGATGCGCAGCTGATCCATGAGGCGGCGATCGGCAGGATTGCAAACGATCAGCTGATTAAGCTGATGACGCTTGGCCTCACGGAAAAAGAAGCTGAAGATATGATTCTGCAGGGTTTTTTGGCCTAG
- a CDS encoding DegV family protein gives MHIVTDSSADVPKDLLEKHCIHVVPLAIRVNGKEYTEGEDITPEYFYQEMYASAELPKTSQPAPAKFAQVFQELSGKGPVLCLTISSYLSGSFASANLGRELSGNAEVTIFDTLAGSLGHGLQVLKAVEFCEAGLAFDAVLSGLTKMRDEMKFLILLDTVENIVKGGRLSKFQGSLAKILDIKAILHNVDGRAEMLEKIRGRNKSLSRLIELVGERCSDLTGRIIGITHVDNLTDAQAIAAELQKRYHPKKIIINQMGATIATYAGKKGIIVAF, from the coding sequence ATGCATATTGTCACGGACAGTTCAGCCGATGTTCCGAAGGACTTACTGGAAAAACACTGTATCCATGTTGTTCCGTTAGCGATTCGGGTCAATGGTAAGGAGTATACTGAAGGGGAGGACATCACCCCAGAGTATTTTTATCAGGAAATGTATGCTTCAGCCGAACTTCCGAAGACCTCGCAGCCCGCACCCGCAAAATTCGCGCAGGTTTTTCAAGAGCTGTCAGGGAAAGGTCCGGTCTTGTGCCTGACCATATCTTCGTATCTAAGCGGTTCCTTTGCTTCAGCAAATCTGGGCAGGGAACTGTCTGGTAACGCTGAGGTAACCATATTTGATACACTGGCCGGATCTCTCGGGCATGGACTGCAGGTATTGAAGGCCGTGGAATTTTGCGAGGCCGGACTTGCGTTTGATGCAGTCTTGAGCGGCCTGACAAAAATGCGGGACGAAATGAAATTCCTGATCCTTTTAGATACTGTGGAGAACATTGTTAAGGGCGGACGTTTAAGTAAGTTCCAGGGTTCTTTAGCTAAAATCCTTGATATTAAGGCGATACTGCATAATGTGGATGGAAGAGCGGAAATGCTGGAAAAAATCCGCGGACGAAACAAGTCTCTGAGCAGGCTGATCGAATTGGTTGGGGAAAGATGTTCGGATCTTACCGGCCGGATAATCGGGATTACGCATGTTGATAATCTAACCGATGCCCAAGCGATCGCTGCTGAACTTCAGAAACGTTATCATCCCAAGAAAATTATCATTAACCAAATGGGAGCAACCATTGCGACCTATGCGGGCAAAAAAGGAATTATCGTTGCTTTTTAG
- a CDS encoding cupin domain-containing protein, with the protein MEKHFLKNIDFGKVLDMASLVDYQNGQVVSRTLAQSKALSLTLFAFDLGEEISSHSSGGDAMVYILDGSARITIGSQDYVLEKGQTIVMPAAIPHAIFAAAKFKMLLIVVFNIDA; encoded by the coding sequence ATGGAAAAACATTTTCTTAAAAACATTGATTTTGGTAAAGTTCTGGATATGGCTTCTTTGGTAGATTACCAGAACGGTCAGGTCGTCAGCAGAACGCTGGCCCAGAGCAAAGCCTTAAGTCTGACACTTTTTGCGTTTGATCTGGGAGAAGAGATCAGCTCCCACTCCTCTGGCGGAGATGCGATGGTCTACATCCTTGATGGCAGCGCCCGGATCACGATCGGATCTCAGGACTATGTGCTGGAAAAAGGCCAGACCATCGTCATGCCTGCAGCTATCCCGCACGCAATATTTGCTGCCGCGAAATTCAAAATGCTACTGATCGTTGTATTCAATATTGACGCATAA
- a CDS encoding ATP-binding cassette domain-containing protein gives MLELINVGLTLDDDKGTDVEILENISLTLDKRKIYVMTGPNGGGKSSIAKVIMGIYQPTAGKILLDGTDITDMGITERARLGIGYAFQSPPRFKGMKVRDILKLAAGPDKKVNSCDLLYDVGLCAQDYLDREINASFSGGELKRVEIASILARNLKVAVFDEPEAGIDLWSFQKLTETFQSLNKKYDTTIVIISHQERILRLADQVVLVSDGKISEVTTKAKILGEIELLDSNCECRNNCTIVGGKANVECD, from the coding sequence ATGTTGGAACTGATAAATGTCGGCCTGACGTTAGACGATGACAAGGGAACAGATGTGGAAATCCTTGAGAACATCAGTCTCACCCTGGATAAGAGAAAAATTTATGTCATGACAGGTCCGAACGGGGGAGGAAAATCCTCGATCGCCAAAGTGATTATGGGTATTTACCAGCCTACGGCAGGAAAAATACTTTTAGATGGTACCGATATTACCGATATGGGAATTACAGAAAGAGCACGACTGGGTATCGGCTATGCGTTTCAGTCACCGCCCCGTTTCAAAGGAATGAAAGTCCGCGATATTTTGAAACTGGCTGCCGGTCCAGATAAAAAGGTAAATTCCTGCGATTTGCTTTATGATGTAGGTTTATGTGCGCAGGATTACTTGGACAGGGAAATTAATGCGAGCTTTTCGGGTGGGGAATTAAAGAGAGTCGAAATCGCCAGTATTTTGGCGCGCAACCTGAAAGTGGCTGTTTTTGATGAACCGGAAGCAGGGATTGACCTGTGGAGCTTCCAGAAGCTGACCGAGACGTTCCAAAGTTTAAATAAAAAATATGACACGACGATTGTAATCATCTCCCACCAGGAACGGATTCTCCGTCTGGCGGACCAGGTTGTTTTAGTGTCCGACGGGAAAATCAGCGAAGTGACCACCAAGGCTAAAATTCTGGGTGAAATTGAGCTGTTGGATTCCAACTGCGAATGTAGAAACAACTGTACCATTGTAGGAGGAAAAGCCAATGTTGAATGCGATTGA
- a CDS encoding site-2 protease family protein, translated as MNFDIVQTLYMLPGIIIGLTFHEFAHAQTAVWFGDDTPRLQGRTSLNPLVHIDIIGFLMLVVAHFGWAKPVQVDISNFKNRKRDDILVSLAGPVMNLLLAVCFVVLIWAIGYIPESILDGDTLYILQNIFFYAVWMNVVLFVFNLLPIPPLDGSHVVFGLLGLKDSSLYSRIYQMSTFILLILIITNVINIVIGPPIEHIYKFLISPLL; from the coding sequence ATGAATTTTGATATTGTTCAAACCCTTTATATGTTGCCCGGAATCATTATTGGTCTTACCTTTCATGAATTTGCCCACGCCCAGACCGCAGTGTGGTTCGGTGACGATACGCCCAGACTGCAGGGCAGGACGTCGCTTAACCCGTTGGTTCATATTGACATTATTGGGTTTCTGATGCTGGTTGTCGCTCATTTTGGCTGGGCTAAGCCTGTTCAGGTTGACATCAGTAACTTTAAAAATAGAAAAAGAGATGATATCCTGGTATCCCTGGCCGGACCGGTGATGAACTTGTTGCTTGCGGTATGTTTCGTGGTCCTGATATGGGCCATCGGTTATATTCCGGAGAGCATCCTCGATGGGGATACTTTATATATCCTGCAAAATATCTTTTTTTACGCGGTCTGGATGAATGTTGTCTTGTTTGTTTTTAACCTTCTGCCAATCCCGCCGCTTGACGGTTCCCATGTTGTCTTTGGTTTGCTCGGTCTGAAAGACAGCAGTCTGTACAGCCGGATTTATCAGATGAGCACGTTTATCTTACTGATTCTGATTATTACAAATGTGATCAATATTGTAATCGGGCCACCGATTGAGCATATCTACAAGTTTCTAATCAGTCCTTTACTCTGA
- a CDS encoding DUF3102 domain-containing protein, whose product MTDPVTDIINGRTPHVIAAEINMIKYQTERIYLAAAVEIGRRLTEAKALLKHGEWGKWLEESVDFSQSRANKLMRIFTEYGAGQLTSSNSDSNPNLNYSQAVLLLGIPKEERAQFIVDLDIEGMTNQELRQAVKERTQARQEKDQALQEKDLALQENTDLQKTVEDQSGIITGLTAELANLKVQLENVKTSKEELAKTARQLNDALESLQKSSAAKGYERMKTNFINTSLKVRANHIAFLCENMDQTIKEVKHKLLQIAPNDKETYIIYKNKIYDLLDRWLKDETWNRQACPIRDTQ is encoded by the coding sequence ATGACTGATCCAGTAACCGATATCATCAACGGACGCACGCCGCATGTCATCGCGGCTGAAATTAATATGATCAAATACCAGACTGAGAGGATCTACCTTGCCGCCGCTGTCGAGATTGGCAGGCGGCTGACGGAAGCCAAGGCCCTGCTTAAGCATGGAGAATGGGGCAAGTGGCTGGAGGAGTCGGTCGATTTCTCCCAGAGCAGAGCCAATAAACTGATGCGTATCTTCACAGAGTACGGAGCAGGACAGCTTACCTCCTCAAATTCGGATTCGAATCCGAATTTAAACTACAGTCAGGCGGTGCTTCTTTTAGGTATCCCAAAGGAGGAACGAGCGCAATTCATCGTCGATCTGGATATCGAAGGCATGACCAATCAGGAACTCAGGCAAGCGGTCAAGGAACGGACACAAGCCAGGCAAGAAAAAGACCAAGCCTTACAGGAAAAAGACCTGGCCCTGCAGGAGAACACGGATCTCCAGAAAACAGTGGAAGACCAAAGCGGTATCATCACCGGGCTGACTGCGGAACTCGCCAATCTAAAGGTCCAATTGGAGAACGTCAAAACGTCCAAAGAAGAACTCGCTAAAACGGCCAGGCAGCTGAATGATGCGCTGGAATCCCTCCAAAAAAGCTCAGCCGCCAAGGGCTACGAGCGGATGAAGACGAACTTTATTAATACGTCGCTCAAAGTCAGGGCCAACCATATCGCCTTCCTCTGTGAAAACATGGATCAAACCATCAAGGAAGTCAAGCATAAGCTGCTCCAGATCGCCCCTAATGACAAGGAGACGTATATCATTTATAAGAATAAAATTTACGATCTTCTGGATAGGTGGCTTAAAGATGAGACGTGGAACAGGCAAGCTTGCCCCATCAGAGATACACAGTAA